One Trichoderma atroviride chromosome 7, complete sequence DNA segment encodes these proteins:
- a CDS encoding uncharacterized protein (EggNog:ENOG41) codes for MSQRPSTPVKVPSSAANYTPATLDPDLRSQINTILLKDGHITKIQEALLHALNSNSSNWPTTIQNHALALLRSGEVTTYPALLRRVLEDVREGQPSSTSSANGKSSSAAATTNGNGDTKKTNGTPASDKPPLAIPTSVIEEALRITRECLDSVCEIEEKGSG; via the exons ATGTCGCAGAGGCCGTCTACACCAGTCAAGGTGCCGTCATCGGCGGCAAACTATACCCCCGCGACGCTAGATCCAGACCTGCGATCGCAGATAAACACAATCCTGCTAAAGGACGGGCACATTACAAA AATCCAAGAAGCCCTGCTCCACGCcctcaactccaactccTCCAACTGGCCCACCACCATCCAGAACCACGCCCTGGCCCTGCTCCGCTCCGGCGAAGTCACCACATACCCAGCTCTCCTCCGCCGCGTCCTCGAAGACGTCCGCGAGGGCCAGCCCTCCTCGACATCCAGCGCAAACGgcaaatcatcatcagccgCCGCAACGACAAACGGCAATGGCGACACCAAGAAAACCAACGGCACACCAGCCTCCGACAAACCGCCCCTCGCCATCCCCACGTCTGTAATAGAAGAGGCCCTGAGAATCACAAGAGAATGCCTCGACTCTGTGTGCGAAATCGAGGAAAAGGGCAGCGGCTAG
- a CDS encoding uncharacterized protein (SECRETED:SignalP(1-22)), which produces MVMCTSMHLGLALCIGVHDGDTITAPCDGLSAAAVCRWPAVKTLLRRYGARASRTDVLFSSECFQMLELSAGLGQRSTPGTYRFHGKLPSEARRANAAAGDAGDAGTCISSVIAATAYMMLERYLEKKETTVAEVQAPQLSQPYLAGILN; this is translated from the coding sequence ATGGTTATGTGTACGAGCATGCATCTGGGTCTTGCATTGTGCATTGGCGTGCATGACGGGGACACCATCACAGCTCCTTGCGACGGCTTGAGTGCAGCCGCCGTGTGTCGCTGGCCGGCGGTGAAAACGCTGCTGCGACGGTATGGAGCTCGCGCTTCGCGAACTGACGTCTTGTTCTCGTCAGAATGCTTTCAGATGCTCGAGCTTTCAGCTGGACTCGGCCAACGGAGTACCCCAGGCACATACCGTTTCCACGGGAAACTTCCGTCAGAAGCGCGACGAGCCAAcgccgctgctggcgatgctggcgatgctggcaCCTGCATCTCGTCGGTCATTGCGGCGACAGCTTATATGATGCTGGAGCGATAcctggagaaaaaagagacaacaGTGGCGGAAGTCCAAGCTCCACAGCTATCGCAGCCCTACCTGGCAGGCATCCTCAATTGA